The DNA region TGTTGTTGAGCGCGAACAGGAGAACGATCTCNGTTCGCTTGACCGTCGAGTAGGAGGTTTCGGACATCCACCGCTGGGTGTAGCCCTTCGCTCGGATGAGAGCGTTATTCGCTGTAGCCATCGGTTTCGATCCTTGGTGCTGAACGAGGTACTCAACGTCCAGTGCGGCGATTTCGTATTCGGTGTGCCAGTCCTGGAACCCGTTGTCAGCAGCCACGGACCGCAGGTCGTCCGCGTTCCGGCGGACGACCCGCGGGCCAGCCTTCGTATCGTGTTCGCGCTCGATACAACAGTGGACATCTAGCCCCGCAAGCGACTCTGTATCGGTCAACGTCGTCGCTTTGATCGTCTTGACGCTTCGCCCACATCGCTGGAGGTAGTACTGAGAGGCTTGCTTCCGCTCGAAGAACGTACTGTCCAATGCGGCGTGTCCTGACTGCGGGTGTTGCTGCGCTGAGATGCGCAGCAACGCCCGCCAGACGTACATCGCGTATCGATCGAGTGAGTGGTAGAATGCGGTAGGGTCAGGCAACGCATCCGGATGAAGGCCGAGCCGGTCACATATCTCCGGCATGAGGCTCAACCGATCGACGAGTTCGGCGTAGCTGTAGCCCTCTTCCTTGCGAATACAGTGTGCGACGATGTGAGC from Halococcus salifodinae DSM 8989 includes:
- a CDS encoding IS5/IS1182 family transposase, encoding AHIVAHCIRKEEGYSYAELVDRLSLMPEICDRLGLHPDALPDPTAFYHSLDRYAMYVWRALLRISAQQHPQSGHAALDSTFFERKQASQYYLQRCGRSVKTIKATTLTDTESLAGLDVHCCIEREHDTKAGPRVVRRNADDLRSVAADNGFQDWHTEYEIAALDVEYLVQHQGSKPMATANNALIRAKGYTQRWMSETSYSTVKRTEIVLLFALNNIKKLAKTL